One genomic window of Saprospiraceae bacterium includes the following:
- a CDS encoding bifunctional UDP-N-acetylmuramoyl-tripeptide:D-alanyl-D-alanine ligase/alanine racemase, giving the protein MNYKVRELAEILECLTYERSLADWIVEHAECDSRSLLHPAKTLFFALKGARTDGHHYIPQLIEQGVRVFVVSTDVPDLPKDVCLLKVPDVLMALQKLASFHRRKFDIPVVGITGSNGKTIVKEWLYTILQGKYNVCKNPKSYNSQLGVALSILELDSSHNIALFEAGISRQGEMQRLSEMICANIGIFTNIGDAHQSGFSGMDEKTKEKLILFEHSEKLIYCKDYQSIDYHRKNQKQNISWSQKLDAPYKIVQLKKNKDALVLELLAKGISFSFNIHFQDDASLENIMHCIVLALELGLTESEIQNRINQLQNLSMRLEQKEGINGCLLINDSYSLDLKSLQLALQFVDQQNQDLPRTLVITDFAEHRDHSELFSGLEYLMDKYLIQKVITVGHDIAELLEYTKRKNHFFSFQTTEELLAKIDDLHFQNELILIKGARKFSLERFFHQLSLSKHDTILEIDLKAVAHNLDVYRSLLQPGTQIMAIVKAAAYGSGHYEIARLLEHKKVDYLAVAYLDEGILLRQKGIHLPVMVMNTGTADFNSFLEYHLEPEIFSIQQLERCLVEIGSSTFIPIHIKLDTGMHRLGFLEQDLPQLIQMLSKHPQIQVKSIFTHLAASDQQHYDDFTSFQSRIFEKMVAQIIKVLNYQPAIHALNSGGIARHPNMNYSMVRLGIGLYGFDSEANVQMKLEKVHTLKTRISQIKSYAAGETISYNRSGLLSKNSKIAVLSIGYADGLPRSAGMKAYHLWVNRHKVPLIGLVCMDMCMVDLTGIDHVSEGMEVEVFGKNAALEELAHICDTIPYEILARISGRVKRLFLQD; this is encoded by the coding sequence ATGAATTATAAGGTACGGGAACTGGCAGAGATTTTAGAATGTCTAACTTACGAACGTTCGTTAGCTGATTGGATTGTCGAACACGCCGAATGCGATAGCCGTTCGTTACTTCATCCTGCCAAAACCTTGTTTTTTGCCTTGAAAGGAGCCCGTACAGATGGACATCATTATATTCCACAGCTGATCGAACAAGGTGTCCGTGTTTTTGTAGTTTCTACGGATGTTCCGGACTTGCCAAAAGATGTTTGTTTACTTAAAGTTCCGGATGTATTGATGGCACTCCAAAAATTAGCAAGCTTTCATCGGAGAAAATTTGATATCCCTGTCGTCGGAATCACGGGAAGTAATGGCAAAACAATAGTAAAGGAATGGCTGTACACGATATTACAAGGAAAATATAATGTTTGCAAAAACCCGAAATCATATAATTCTCAATTAGGTGTGGCATTATCCATTTTAGAATTAGATAGTTCCCATAATATCGCTTTGTTTGAAGCCGGGATCAGCCGACAAGGTGAAATGCAGCGACTTTCAGAAATGATTTGTGCTAACATCGGGATTTTCACCAATATTGGAGATGCTCATCAGTCGGGATTTTCAGGCATGGATGAAAAGACCAAAGAAAAATTGATCCTTTTTGAGCATTCCGAAAAACTCATTTATTGCAAAGACTACCAAAGTATAGATTATCATAGAAAAAACCAGAAACAAAACATAAGCTGGTCTCAAAAATTGGATGCTCCCTATAAAATTGTACAGCTTAAAAAAAATAAAGATGCTTTGGTTTTAGAATTACTAGCCAAGGGAATATCATTTTCGTTTAATATTCATTTTCAGGATGATGCCTCCTTAGAAAATATCATGCATTGCATTGTCTTAGCACTTGAGTTGGGTTTAACAGAAAGCGAAATACAAAATAGAATCAACCAGCTGCAGAATTTAAGCATGCGTTTAGAACAAAAAGAAGGCATCAATGGCTGTTTGCTCATTAATGATAGTTATAGTCTTGATTTAAAATCACTTCAGCTTGCGTTACAATTTGTGGATCAACAAAATCAGGATCTACCGAGAACATTGGTCATCACTGATTTTGCAGAACACAGGGATCATTCGGAATTATTTTCAGGATTGGAGTATTTAATGGATAAATACCTCATTCAAAAAGTAATAACTGTTGGACATGATATCGCTGAACTTCTTGAATATACGAAAAGAAAGAATCATTTTTTTTCATTTCAGACAACAGAAGAATTATTAGCAAAAATTGATGACTTGCATTTTCAAAATGAACTCATTCTGATCAAAGGCGCAAGAAAATTCAGTCTGGAGCGATTTTTTCACCAACTCAGTTTATCCAAACACGATACTATTTTAGAGATTGATCTAAAAGCCGTTGCCCATAACCTGGATGTATACAGATCTCTACTTCAGCCGGGCACTCAAATTATGGCCATTGTAAAAGCAGCGGCCTACGGAAGTGGTCATTATGAAATCGCCAGATTGCTGGAGCATAAAAAAGTGGATTATCTGGCAGTCGCATATTTGGATGAAGGCATTTTGTTGCGACAAAAGGGAATTCACCTTCCTGTAATGGTCATGAATACAGGTACTGCTGATTTTAATAGTTTTTTAGAGTATCATTTGGAACCTGAAATATTTTCTATACAACAGTTGGAAAGATGTTTAGTAGAAATAGGTTCTTCAACATTTATACCCATCCACATCAAATTGGATACAGGTATGCACCGATTGGGATTTCTGGAGCAAGACCTTCCACAATTAATTCAAATGCTCAGTAAACATCCTCAGATTCAGGTAAAAAGTATATTCACACATTTGGCTGCAAGTGATCAGCAGCACTATGATGATTTTACTAGTTTCCAATCCAGGATTTTTGAAAAAATGGTAGCTCAAATTATTAAAGTTTTAAACTATCAACCAGCCATCCATGCTTTAAATAGCGGCGGCATTGCCAGACACCCTAACATGAATTATTCGATGGTAAGACTGGGCATTGGGCTCTATGGCTTTGATAGTGAAGCCAATGTTCAAATGAAATTAGAAAAAGTCCATACCTTAAAAACAAGAATAAGCCAGATAAAATCCTATGCCGCCGGCGAAACGATTAGTTATAACAGATCCGGTCTACTTTCTAAAAATTCAAAAATTGCCGTTCTCAGTATTGGATATGCAGATGGTTTGCCCCGTTCGGCAGGAATGAAGGCCTATCATTTATGGGTAAACCGGCATAAAGTGCCATTGATTGGTCTCGTTTGCATGGATATGTGCATGGTTGATTTGACCGGGATAGACCACGTTTCAGAGGGTATGGAAGTCGAAGTTTTTGGCAAAAACGCAGCTTTGGAAGAATTAGCCCATATTTGTGATACGATTCCTTATGAAATACTGGCCAGAATCTCCGGACGAGTAAAACGCTTGTTCCTTCAGGATTAA
- a CDS encoding peptidylprolyl isomerase, with translation MRLILTLVFACFAWVVGSQQDPVLFTVAGKPVNLSEFEYIYNKNNGKDADYSKKSLEDYLNLYTKFKLKVHAARDMKVDTIPALIKELEGYRQQLTTSYLNDKEVTDKLAREVYERQRKDLLLNHILFSLSPNATGPDTVKSYNMAANAIRMINTGMKWADAAKNSNDLNSAQKNGRLGWFTSMFPDGFYNLENAAYAIQPGQVYPMPIRTRLGYHVLQVEAQRPAYRRMEIAHIFLKKSSRGNPDIIAQTKADSLYKLIKSGQNFEELARVNSDDKASAVQGGSIGYIGINQFEPAFEDAAFAITQDGEVAAPIESAIGWHIIKRLRKDDELPYERAKRKIQVDIQRDERFNVAQASLIEKIKSEAGYKENENTLNYFMANIDTLFYTYKWKIPEDLKNETIFNLSHQSFGLLDFAEYVKSNTRLRMQGGENKEVMGTLKNMLKEYSNQKCLQFEEGKLEEKYPDFKALMREYREGILLFEATKIVVWDRASEDTTGLKAFHQKNKDKYRWEERAMMLTVSVDTTDKDLVDQIYSFAKKNPIEKIFDKFDKDKKFISYQRTMVEKKGMDSYKGMSFSKNEASKLQLNQENTGYNFNKIEAIHPAGYKTLDEARGYIIADYQDNLEMMWVDELKRKYEVKVQQDVFNALIKS, from the coding sequence ATGAGATTAATACTAACACTAGTTTTTGCTTGTTTTGCCTGGGTGGTTGGCTCACAACAAGATCCAGTCTTATTTACTGTAGCCGGCAAGCCGGTCAATCTTTCCGAGTTTGAATACATCTACAATAAAAACAATGGAAAAGATGCTGATTACAGTAAAAAATCACTTGAAGATTATTTGAATCTTTATACCAAATTCAAACTTAAGGTGCATGCTGCCAGAGACATGAAGGTGGATACCATACCAGCATTGATCAAAGAACTCGAAGGCTACCGCCAACAGCTAACCACCAGCTATTTAAATGACAAAGAGGTCACCGACAAATTGGCACGTGAAGTCTACGAAAGGCAGAGAAAAGATTTGTTGCTCAACCACATCTTATTTAGCCTGAGTCCGAATGCAACAGGTCCGGATACTGTGAAATCTTACAACATGGCTGCCAATGCCATTCGCATGATCAACACGGGAATGAAATGGGCAGATGCTGCAAAAAACAGCAATGACCTCAATTCGGCTCAAAAAAATGGCAGACTGGGCTGGTTCACATCAATGTTTCCCGATGGATTCTATAATTTGGAAAATGCAGCCTATGCTATCCAACCTGGGCAAGTGTACCCTATGCCAATTCGAACTAGACTAGGTTATCATGTACTACAAGTAGAAGCGCAAAGACCCGCCTACAGAAGAATGGAAATCGCACATATATTCCTTAAAAAATCCAGCCGTGGAAATCCGGATATAATTGCACAGACCAAAGCTGATAGTTTGTATAAGCTCATTAAATCAGGTCAGAATTTCGAAGAACTCGCGCGGGTAAACAGCGATGACAAAGCAAGTGCTGTACAAGGAGGATCTATAGGTTACATTGGCATCAATCAATTTGAGCCTGCTTTTGAAGATGCAGCGTTCGCCATCACACAAGATGGAGAAGTTGCAGCACCTATTGAGTCTGCTATAGGTTGGCATATTATAAAACGTTTGCGCAAAGACGACGAGCTTCCATATGAAAGAGCAAAAAGAAAAATCCAGGTCGATATTCAGCGCGATGAACGATTCAATGTTGCGCAAGCATCTTTGATCGAAAAAATAAAATCAGAAGCCGGATATAAGGAAAATGAAAATACATTGAATTATTTTATGGCCAACATTGATACCCTTTTTTACACCTACAAATGGAAAATTCCCGAAGATCTGAAAAATGAAACCATTTTTAACTTAAGTCATCAATCTTTTGGATTGCTCGATTTTGCTGAATATGTAAAAAGCAATACGCGTTTGCGGATGCAAGGAGGTGAAAACAAAGAAGTGATGGGCACATTGAAAAATATGCTCAAAGAATATTCCAATCAAAAATGTCTGCAGTTTGAAGAAGGTAAATTAGAAGAAAAATATCCCGATTTCAAAGCATTAATGCGCGAATACAGAGAAGGAATTTTATTATTTGAAGCCACTAAAATTGTTGTTTGGGACAGAGCATCAGAAGATACTACCGGATTAAAAGCTTTCCATCAAAAAAATAAAGACAAATACCGCTGGGAAGAAAGAGCCATGATGTTAACAGTATCTGTAGATACCACTGATAAAGATTTAGTGGACCAGATTTACAGCTTTGCAAAAAAGAATCCTATAGAAAAGATATTCGATAAATTTGATAAAGATAAAAAGTTCATTTCTTATCAAAGAACAATGGTCGAGAAAAAGGGTATGGACTCTTATAAAGGAATGTCCTTTTCGAAAAATGAAGCATCCAAACTTCAATTGAATCAGGAAAATACGGGTTATAATTTTAATAAAATTGAAGCCATACATCCTGCCGGTTATAAAACACTGGACGAAGCAAGAGGATATATTATTGCCGATTACCAGGATAACCTTGAAATGATGTGGGTTGATGAGTTGAAAAGAAAATATGAAGTCAAAGTCCAACAGGACGTATTTAATGCACTGATAAAAAGCTAA
- a CDS encoding peptidylprolyl isomerase: MTERLQNKIIGEIRITPEETKDFFSKIPKDSIPYINAEVEISEIVYKPKLNDTQKRIAKERLQKILNRIQSGEDFSKIAEVQSDDPGSAKNGGILGWTKRGSLVPEFEAVAYSLKKDSISGIVESEYGYHIIQLLERRGNSVHCKHILIKPRFDDADYKAAEVYLDSIRSLILKDSIPFESAVRYYSDKKSESYNNGGLLLNPKTGTADFETGDLDPDIFFAIDKLNIGEVSKVFSSTEIDGTKVFKLVRLNAKTPPHKANLKDDYAKIQQVAKENKKGQKFQEWLANNVPKAFINIDPEVKAICPDVATWAMPQP, encoded by the coding sequence TTGACCGAGCGGCTTCAAAATAAAATAATTGGAGAGATCAGAATCACACCGGAAGAAACAAAAGATTTTTTTAGTAAAATACCAAAAGACAGTATTCCTTATATCAATGCAGAAGTTGAAATATCAGAAATAGTCTATAAACCTAAACTCAACGATACACAAAAGCGGATTGCAAAAGAAAGGTTGCAAAAAATTCTCAACAGAATTCAGAGCGGAGAAGATTTTTCCAAAATTGCAGAAGTCCAATCTGATGATCCTGGTTCCGCAAAAAATGGTGGTATATTAGGTTGGACCAAACGCGGCAGCCTCGTGCCAGAATTTGAAGCTGTCGCTTATTCCTTAAAAAAGGATAGCATTTCCGGCATCGTTGAAAGTGAATACGGCTATCATATTATCCAGTTGCTTGAAAGAAGAGGAAATTCCGTTCACTGCAAACATATTTTAATCAAACCTCGCTTCGATGATGCAGACTATAAAGCTGCTGAAGTATATCTGGATTCTATTAGAAGCCTAATCCTGAAAGACTCGATTCCCTTTGAATCTGCAGTACGATACTATTCAGATAAAAAATCTGAATCCTACAATAATGGTGGCTTACTCTTAAATCCAAAAACGGGAACTGCTGATTTTGAAACGGGTGACCTCGATCCGGATATTTTCTTTGCCATTGACAAACTTAATATCGGCGAAGTCAGTAAAGTGTTTTCAAGTACAGAAATAGATGGAACTAAAGTCTTTAAACTGGTACGCCTCAATGCCAAAACTCCACCACACAAAGCCAATCTCAAAGATGACTATGCTAAAATCCAACAAGTCGCTAAAGAAAATAAAAAAGGTCAGAAATTCCAGGAATGGCTTGCTAATAATGTTCCTAAAGCATTCATTAATATTGATCCCGAAGTGAAGGCGATTTGCCCCGATGTGGCAACCTGGGCGATGCCCCAGCCTTAG
- a CDS encoding glycosyltransferase: MHLLFFRNAEIHFNLWNHPIRLLQVATYTEKKNQLELLEALQDRHAGRFSLSFYGEFYNQAYVHEIQKVARSKHKHSISINGKLNFEDYLKALRYTHFSMQWSKRTKTNDTEGGCPVFIKDSLGLGRPVIGSRHCDIPDILVHHFNAYLTEEQDLNALTEILDEIMSIDSFTYLKLQRNALQSVHENKSAHLSGRELTEVYCKMINGL; the protein is encoded by the coding sequence GTGCATCTTCTATTTTTTAGAAATGCTGAAATTCATTTCAATTTATGGAATCATCCAATCAGATTATTGCAAGTAGCCACCTATACGGAGAAAAAAAATCAATTAGAACTCTTGGAAGCTTTGCAAGATAGGCACGCAGGTAGGTTCTCGCTTTCGTTTTACGGCGAATTTTATAATCAGGCCTATGTACATGAAATACAAAAAGTTGCTCGCAGCAAACATAAACATTCTATATCCATAAATGGGAAATTGAATTTTGAGGATTATCTGAAGGCACTTAGATATACACATTTTTCAATGCAATGGAGTAAAAGAACAAAAACGAATGATACAGAAGGCGGTTGTCCGGTTTTCATCAAAGACAGCCTTGGTCTGGGCCGTCCGGTAATTGGTTCAAGACATTGTGATATCCCGGACATCCTTGTTCATCATTTTAATGCATATCTGACCGAAGAGCAAGATCTAAATGCATTGACAGAGATTCTGGATGAGATCATGTCGATTGATTCGTTTACTTATTTAAAATTGCAACGCAATGCTTTACAAAGCGTCCATGAAAACAAATCTGCTCATTTGAGTGGAAGGGAGTTAACCGAAGTCTATTGCAAGATGATAAACGGCCTATAA
- a CDS encoding oligosaccharide flippase family protein, with protein sequence MINQGLSFIQGNFDTVLILAVFGLQTLGPYNFASELSYLLFSKINPIFNKVVFPILSKHQEDAGERQWIISESMLSHALICLGLYLLLFFHLPELVDLLFKDDEGKILVFSKFICIMAMIRSVNNLAFSQLLALGASRKLLQWNIAVLIFNYVFIFIIYLTKAPIVTFLEINIFVSLFVLTFTIYKMFQYYSNLSRGIREVLYFLMYYLFASVLLYGISLLHLYLVFSIGLSVVCLMVLSLLFYRDKVMRLLHLRIL encoded by the coding sequence ATGATCAATCAGGGCTTAAGTTTTATTCAGGGAAATTTTGATACTGTTCTTATTTTGGCTGTATTCGGTTTGCAAACTTTAGGTCCCTATAATTTTGCTTCAGAATTGAGTTATCTTCTGTTTTCAAAAATAAATCCGATCTTCAATAAGGTAGTTTTTCCCATCTTATCCAAACATCAGGAGGATGCCGGCGAAAGGCAATGGATCATCAGCGAATCTATGCTGAGTCATGCATTGATTTGTTTGGGATTGTATCTCTTATTATTTTTTCATTTACCCGAACTTGTGGACTTACTTTTTAAGGATGATGAGGGAAAGATCCTGGTGTTTTCAAAGTTCATTTGTATTATGGCAATGATACGTTCTGTAAATAATCTTGCCTTCAGCCAACTGCTTGCACTGGGGGCCTCTCGAAAGTTATTACAATGGAATATTGCGGTTTTGATCTTTAATTATGTATTTATTTTTATCATTTATTTGACAAAGGCGCCTATTGTTACTTTCTTGGAAATCAACATTTTTGTCAGTCTCTTTGTGTTGACTTTTACTATTTATAAAATGTTTCAATATTATTCGAATTTATCCAGGGGCATTCGCGAAGTACTTTATTTTTTGATGTATTATCTTTTTGCCAGCGTTTTACTTTACGGGATCAGTCTACTTCATTTGTATCTGGTCTTTTCTATAGGCTTAAGTGTAGTTTGTTTGATGGTATTGAGTTTGTTGTTTTACCGCGACAAAGTGATGCGTTTACTTCATTTAAGAATCCTCTAA
- a CDS encoding transposase, whose product MATIRRQFKMSIEQRMARHFSESFKRSKVLEIEQGRSKVSEICKEYEVSPTNVYKWMSKFGAAKSQIRMIVETNSDTKK is encoded by the coding sequence ATGGCAACAATTAGAAGGCAATTTAAAATGAGCATTGAGCAGCGTATGGCGAGGCATTTTTCAGAAAGTTTCAAACGATCGAAGGTTCTCGAGATAGAGCAAGGTAGGAGCAAAGTCAGTGAAATTTGTAAGGAATACGAGGTTAGCCCTACCAATGTATACAAATGGATGAGTAAATTTGGTGCAGCTAAAAGCCAAATTCGCATGATTGTTGAAACAAATTCCGACACTAAAAAATAA
- a CDS encoding IS3 family transposase yields MNISKQSVHQRIERNHQDLEIEAQLLWLIHQIREDHPTMGVRDLFYKIRPESMGRDRFEAFCKENSLMSLKKVFRPRTTDNTGVIRFDNLLIDLQINRVDQVWQSDITYFELNNRFYYLTFILDAYSRRIVGHNVSDNLTTICTTMPALKMAIKLRAKQKMSELIFHSDGGGQYYAKSFLELTAKYEIRNSMCEYAWENGKAERINGIIKNNYLIHRDIKNYHQLTIEVDRSVQLYNLEKPHKELQRLSPVEFENLDITLQLQKTPRMKESFDANNKIYGVSNPIYFEQKTPQNLDVFSANNSSKKLHKTVNPI; encoded by the coding sequence ATGAATATCAGCAAACAATCTGTTCATCAAAGAATAGAAAGGAATCACCAGGATCTAGAAATAGAAGCACAACTTCTGTGGCTCATACACCAAATTCGTGAAGATCACCCTACGATGGGAGTGCGTGATCTGTTTTATAAAATTCGGCCAGAATCCATGGGCAGGGACCGTTTTGAAGCCTTTTGTAAAGAAAATAGTTTGATGTCCCTTAAGAAAGTATTTAGGCCAAGAACAACAGACAACACAGGGGTTATACGATTTGACAATTTGCTTATAGATCTCCAAATCAATCGAGTTGATCAAGTCTGGCAAAGCGACATAACCTATTTTGAATTAAACAATAGGTTTTATTATTTAACTTTTATCCTTGATGCTTATTCTAGACGAATTGTTGGGCATAACGTGTCGGATAATTTAACGACCATTTGCACCACAATGCCAGCCTTAAAAATGGCTATAAAGTTGCGAGCCAAACAAAAGATGAGCGAATTAATATTCCATTCCGATGGTGGTGGACAATACTATGCAAAATCCTTTTTAGAGCTTACCGCAAAATATGAAATCAGAAACAGTATGTGTGAATATGCTTGGGAAAATGGTAAAGCTGAAAGGATTAATGGAATCATAAAGAATAACTATTTGATACACAGGGATATTAAAAATTATCATCAATTGACTATAGAGGTTGACCGAAGTGTACAACTTTATAACTTAGAAAAACCTCATAAAGAGTTACAAAGATTAAGTCCTGTTGAATTTGAAAATTTGGATATAACTTTACAATTGCAAAAAACACCGAGGATGAAAGAGTCATTTGATGCAAATAACAAAATATATGGGGTATCGAACCCCATATATTTTGAGCAAAAAACACCTCAGAATCTTGATGTATTCTCTGCAAATAATTCGAGTAAAAAGTTACACAAAACGGTCAACCCTATTTAG
- a CDS encoding DUF2062 domain-containing protein, with protein MWRKFKYWLIKISRDRGTTHEIAFGAAVGTFVSIFPTFGAGTLIVLFLYRLWKFNLLAAIGGSMISNVFTSPFFMAMSYKLGSVFFEKQAAFSFKDWYKHLDHLSISVLAGSLILSSVLAFCMYYIIRYAVKKYRYNRERLKPAG; from the coding sequence ATGTGGCGTAAATTTAAATATTGGTTAATCAAGATTTCAAGAGATCGGGGCACTACCCATGAAATAGCGTTTGGTGCGGCTGTGGGTACATTTGTCAGTATTTTTCCAACATTTGGAGCCGGTACATTAATTGTTTTGTTTCTATACCGCCTGTGGAAATTTAATTTGTTGGCAGCCATAGGCGGAAGTATGATCAGTAATGTCTTTACCAGTCCGTTTTTTATGGCTATGAGTTACAAACTCGGTAGCGTTTTTTTTGAAAAACAAGCAGCATTTAGTTTCAAAGATTGGTACAAACATTTAGATCATCTTAGTATTTCCGTATTGGCCGGAAGCCTCATTCTAAGTAGCGTCTTGGCATTTTGTATGTATTATATCATTAGATACGCTGTAAAGAAATACAGATACAATAGAGAAAGACTGAAACCTGCCGGTTAA
- a CDS encoding glycosyltransferase: MIQLAYWLLVFGKIHRQREKQGAIVCEPVSLVICSHKGLQDLKKHLPHWLQQEYPEFEIILIDDGSDDGTEAYVKSLIQNYPQLKYHYLHKIQSGKKLPLLSSVGFAKYDWLALTDVDCEPAGKLCLKAMMKSLQKDTDLVIGYAPYKPKAGLLNAFIRYESCLNAIQMFGAAAYGLAYAAVGRNLVYKKKLLTPQAICLEVPYGDDDLLLQHYAHHITAGYCIDPNGFTYTDAETRYIDYFRRKSRHYATSRSYKLSSKIYLTLYFLSLICFYMSVIILGFSTNLNLALSLFLLKYIICWPMFCNLAKKFHEPGLCKLFPLLELLYVCHILLQFPLLLKKRKHW, from the coding sequence TTGATCCAATTAGCTTATTGGTTATTGGTATTTGGGAAAATTCATCGCCAAAGAGAAAAACAAGGGGCAATTGTTTGCGAGCCGGTAAGTTTGGTTATTTGCAGCCATAAGGGACTCCAGGATTTAAAAAAGCACCTCCCTCATTGGCTTCAACAAGAGTATCCGGAATTTGAAATCATCCTGATTGACGATGGCTCAGATGATGGTACCGAGGCATATGTTAAGAGCTTGATTCAGAATTATCCGCAACTTAAATACCACTATTTACACAAAATCCAATCCGGTAAAAAATTGCCCTTACTAAGTTCTGTTGGCTTTGCTAAATATGATTGGCTGGCACTGACCGATGTAGATTGTGAACCTGCCGGTAAATTATGCTTAAAAGCAATGATGAAATCGCTTCAAAAAGATACAGATCTGGTGATCGGATATGCTCCTTACAAACCAAAAGCCGGCTTATTAAATGCATTTATCCGCTATGAATCTTGTCTAAATGCAATCCAAATGTTTGGAGCAGCAGCTTATGGATTAGCATATGCTGCAGTTGGTAGAAATTTAGTCTATAAGAAAAAACTATTGACCCCTCAAGCCATCTGTTTAGAAGTGCCCTATGGTGACGATGATTTGCTGCTCCAACATTACGCTCATCATATAACTGCCGGCTACTGTATTGATCCAAATGGCTTTACTTACACTGACGCTGAAACCCGATATATCGATTATTTTCGTCGCAAAAGCAGACATTATGCAACATCGCGGTCTTATAAGCTTTCCTCCAAAATATATTTAACACTCTATTTTCTGAGCTTGATTTGCTTTTACATGAGTGTAATAATTTTAGGATTTTCGACCAATTTAAATCTCGCCTTGAGTCTCTTCCTTTTAAAATACATCATATGCTGGCCAATGTTTTGCAATTTGGCAAAAAAATTCCATGAACCCGGATTATGCAAATTATTTCCATTATTGGAATTATTATATGTTTGCCATATTCTTTTACAATTTCCTCTCCTATTAAAAAAAAGAAAACACTGGTAA
- the rsmG gene encoding 16S rRNA (guanine(527)-N(7))-methyltransferase RsmG codes for MQIISIIGIIICLPYSFTISSPIKKKKTLVIMDKISQYFDNLNADQLAKFIQLKPLYQSYNEKVNLISRKDMDAFYLHHVLHSLSLSAFISWTSKCKILDLGTGGGFPLIPLAILYPEVEFTGIDGTGKKIKAVQFIANELQLNNVQAFPTRAEDFDGRFHYIISRAVCTLSLLSQYSNDLLYKKSICPLPNGIIAYKGGDLKNEINDIQKQHYYEIWDIHSKFPEPYFIEKKLVYLQGKE; via the coding sequence ATGCAAATTATTTCCATTATTGGAATTATTATATGTTTGCCATATTCTTTTACAATTTCCTCTCCTATTAAAAAAAAGAAAACACTGGTAATTATGGATAAAATCTCTCAATATTTTGATAATTTAAATGCGGACCAGCTAGCAAAATTTATTCAGTTAAAACCATTGTATCAAAGCTATAATGAAAAAGTAAATCTCATTTCGCGGAAAGATATGGATGCCTTCTACCTTCACCATGTCCTGCATTCTCTGAGTCTTTCGGCATTTATTTCATGGACTTCAAAATGCAAAATCCTGGATCTTGGCACAGGTGGTGGTTTTCCTTTGATTCCTCTGGCCATATTATACCCTGAAGTAGAATTTACAGGCATTGATGGCACCGGAAAAAAAATCAAAGCCGTGCAATTTATCGCAAATGAACTCCAACTAAATAATGTTCAGGCCTTTCCGACCAGAGCAGAAGATTTTGACGGCCGCTTCCATTATATTATCAGTCGGGCTGTGTGTACTTTATCCCTATTAAGTCAATACAGCAACGATCTCCTTTATAAAAAATCAATCTGCCCGCTTCCCAATGGCATTATCGCATACAAAGGTGGAGATCTCAAAAATGAAATCAACGATATTCAAAAACAACACTATTATGAAATTTGGGATATCCATTCAAAATTTCCTGAACCCTATTTTATAGAAAAAAAACTGGTTTATTTGCAAGGGAAGGAATAA